The following coding sequences are from one Bufo bufo chromosome 2, aBufBuf1.1, whole genome shotgun sequence window:
- the GADD45G gene encoding growth arrest and DNA damage-inducible protein GADD45 gamma: MTLEEVHGQEAVVESAERMQSAGKALHELLISAQRQECLTVGVYESAKVMNVDPDNVTFCILAADEIDEGDIALQIHFTLIQAFCCENDINIVRLNDTEKLAEILGSTEESGEPKDLHCILITNPSEDAWKDPALEKLGLFCEESRNVNDWVPSITLPE, from the exons ATGACTCTTGAAGAAGTGCACGGACAGGAAGCAGTTGTGGAAAGCGCTGAAAG GATGCAAAGCGCTGGTAAAGCCCTACATGAGCTGCTCATCTCCGCCCAGAGACAGGAGTGTCTGACCGTCGGAGTCTACGAGTCTGCCAAAGTCATGAATGT AGATCCAGATAATGTGACTTTCTGCATTCTGGCTGCTGATGAGATCGACGAAGGGGATATTGCCCTGCAGATCCACTTCACGCTGATCCAAGCCTTCTGCTGTGAAAATGACATCAATATTGTAAGACTGAATGACACCGAGAAGCTGGCCGAGATCCTGGGCagcacagaggagtctggagaaccCAAAGATCTGCACTGCATCCTTATTACG AACCCCAGTGAGGATGCTTGGAAAGACCCGGCTCTGGAGAAACTTGGTCTATTCTGTGAAGAAAGCCGTAATGTGAATGACTGGGTGCCCTCTATTACCCTGCCCGAGTGA